In Bdellovibrionota bacterium, a single genomic region encodes these proteins:
- a CDS encoding protein kinase, whose amino-acid sequence MSFKTTVYGKYFLLDRIAVGGMAEVFKAKTFGVRGFERLLVIKRILPHLSKDDEFVEMFIDEAKISVGLTHANICQVTDLGKIGDNYFIAMEYIDGKDLRAILKKCHQKELRLGIPQALFVGIEML is encoded by the coding sequence GTGAGCTTTAAAACCACCGTTTACGGAAAGTACTTTCTCCTCGACCGAATCGCCGTCGGCGGAATGGCCGAAGTATTCAAGGCCAAAACTTTCGGCGTCCGCGGGTTCGAACGGCTGCTCGTCATCAAACGTATTCTGCCCCACCTTTCCAAAGACGACGAGTTCGTCGAGATGTTCATCGACGAGGCGAAAATTTCGGTCGGTCTCACGCATGCCAACATTTGCCAGGTCACCGATTTGGGCAAGATCGGCGACAACTATTTTATCGCGATGGAATACATCGATGGAAAGGATCTTCGGGCCATCCTCAAAAAATGCCATCAAAAAGAGCTTCGACTCGGCATTCCCCAGGCCCTGTTCGTCGGAATCGAAATGCT
- a CDS encoding tetratricopeptide repeat protein: protein MACLGVWGITLSFQFVWDDFPTVAENASVHLWATLGSAFTHDFWALHDVPQASGYWRPLPTLLYVLAAHVGVSPFWFHLLNLSFHVGVCLWVVRLLNRATLHGAPLVFAALFFALHPLHAETVGFISALPDLSAAFFGLAGMDVLFSKKKPGWARIALGALLLTLALLSKESAVVFLILSIGWAGWLGRKGKPFSSLKIFAACGLFGIILYLWLHWKVTGGIGVRSLWGGRWDTHLGTVLRLLPYSFLLTWIPFGQTPTRPFGISTGVSDWAAWASLAAIFMLAIFLGRTKKPETDRLRIGFATFFFFWLPVSNLLPAEGLIAERYLYLPVFGTALLAGTLFEQLQSRSIRIRTISEALPILWMVIWAILAVRSVMPWKNQESLWRHAIAASPGSSVAWNEWGRVNLEAEKLDVAKSAFAKALELQPGHMEARLNFSIVNLRLGDLEEADRDVRGHLKLHPDDPRGWDLMATIALKRADIEGAVAAADRAAELAPDNWKYRFNLADVLLKQKDYESAIGELEAARDLAPHRPEIWMNLAAGQFYLGEYREAVRLYRYVVGHWPKYPQAQENLSVAQKLLDVEEGKP from the coding sequence GTGGCTTGCCTCGGAGTATGGGGGATCACACTCTCTTTTCAATTTGTATGGGATGACTTTCCCACGGTAGCGGAGAACGCGTCCGTACATCTTTGGGCGACACTCGGCTCGGCTTTTACGCATGACTTTTGGGCGCTTCATGATGTTCCGCAAGCGAGCGGATACTGGCGGCCTCTCCCCACACTCCTTTACGTCCTCGCGGCTCACGTCGGAGTTTCTCCCTTCTGGTTTCACCTTCTGAACCTCTCTTTCCATGTTGGCGTGTGTTTGTGGGTTGTGCGTCTATTGAACCGTGCCACTCTTCACGGAGCCCCGTTGGTTTTCGCGGCCCTTTTCTTTGCCCTGCATCCTCTGCATGCGGAAACCGTCGGTTTTATCTCCGCTCTTCCCGATTTGTCGGCGGCCTTCTTCGGTCTCGCGGGGATGGATGTTCTTTTCTCCAAGAAAAAACCCGGTTGGGCTCGGATCGCGCTCGGAGCTCTTCTCTTGACGCTGGCCTTACTTTCCAAAGAATCGGCCGTTGTTTTTCTTATCCTGTCGATCGGTTGGGCAGGGTGGCTCGGTCGAAAAGGGAAACCCTTTTCGTCGCTAAAAATATTTGCCGCATGCGGTTTGTTCGGAATCATTTTGTATCTTTGGCTTCACTGGAAAGTCACCGGCGGGATCGGAGTTCGATCGCTTTGGGGAGGTCGATGGGACACTCATTTGGGCACGGTTCTTCGTCTTTTGCCCTATTCCTTTTTATTAACCTGGATCCCTTTCGGGCAGACACCGACGCGGCCGTTTGGGATTTCAACCGGAGTTTCCGATTGGGCGGCATGGGCCTCCTTAGCGGCCATCTTTATGCTCGCTATTTTTCTCGGACGAACGAAAAAACCGGAAACGGACCGACTTCGAATCGGTTTTGCCACGTTTTTTTTCTTTTGGCTGCCGGTGTCGAACCTATTGCCGGCCGAAGGTTTGATCGCCGAACGATATCTATACTTACCGGTTTTCGGAACCGCATTACTGGCAGGAACGCTTTTTGAGCAACTTCAAAGTCGATCCATTCGTATCCGGACGATATCCGAGGCGCTTCCGATCCTCTGGATGGTGATTTGGGCGATTCTGGCGGTAAGGAGTGTCATGCCCTGGAAGAATCAAGAGTCGCTCTGGCGACACGCGATCGCCGCTTCGCCCGGATCGAGCGTGGCGTGGAACGAGTGGGGGCGCGTGAATCTGGAAGCCGAGAAACTTGACGTTGCGAAGTCCGCCTTCGCGAAGGCGCTGGAACTTCAGCCGGGTCACATGGAAGCGCGCCTGAATTTTTCGATTGTGAATCTTCGGTTGGGGGACTTGGAAGAGGCGGATCGCGATGTGCGCGGACATCTGAAACTTCATCCGGACGATCCTCGGGGCTGGGATCTTATGGCGACCATCGCCCTCAAGCGCGCGGATATAGAAGGGGCGGTCGCCGCGGCGGACCGGGCGGCGGAGCTGGCCCCCGACAACTGGAAATATCGATTCAATCTGGCCGACGTGCTTCTTAAGCAAAAGGATTACGAATCGGCCATCGGCGAACTTGAGGCCGCGAGGGATTTGGCTCCCCATCGTCCCGAAATCTGGATGAATCTGGCGGCGGGTCAATTCTATTTAGGAGAATATAGAGAAGCGGTTCGGCTCTATCGATATGTCGTCGGGCATTGGCCGAAGTATCCGCAAGCGCAGGAGAATTTATCCGTGGCTCAAAAACTGCTGGATGTAGAAGAGGGCAAGCCGTGA